One Paenibacillus sp. FSL H7-0737 DNA segment encodes these proteins:
- a CDS encoding CxxH/CxxC protein, translated as MYVVCKEHVELAIDLFVDEYEDAPDVVDLKETEFSDWDPPAKCTQCEKNAEYLVV; from the coding sequence ATGTATGTAGTATGTAAAGAACATGTAGAATTAGCTATTGATTTGTTTGTGGACGAATATGAAGATGCACCAGATGTAGTGGATTTGAAGGAAACGGAATTCTCTGACTGGGACCCGCCGGCAAAGTGCACCCAATGTGAGAAGAACGCTGAATATTTGGTGGTCTAA